The Streptomyces sp. NBC_01689 genome includes a window with the following:
- a CDS encoding SGNH/GDSL hydrolase family protein: MQTNATYTSLVAVGDSFTEGMSDLLPDGSYRGWADLLAGRMAALTPGFRYANLAVRGKLIGQIVAEQVDVAAAMRPDVITLVGGLNDTLRPKVDMGRVRGLLEEAVERLAPACEQLVLMRSPGRNGPVLERFRPRMEELFGVVDDLAKRHGALVVDLYGAPSLSDPRMWDVDRLHLTPDGHRRVAEAVWQTLGLPPEDPDWHAPVPPTPPPGWTARRTADVRFARQHLLPWIGRRLTGRSSGDGRPAKRPELLPYESPRG; the protein is encoded by the coding sequence ATGCAGACGAATGCCACCTACACCAGTCTTGTCGCGGTCGGCGACTCCTTCACCGAGGGCATGTCGGACCTGTTGCCCGACGGCTCGTACCGCGGCTGGGCCGACCTCCTGGCCGGCCGGATGGCCGCACTGACCCCCGGTTTCCGCTACGCGAACCTCGCGGTGCGCGGCAAGCTCATCGGACAGATCGTGGCCGAGCAGGTCGACGTGGCGGCCGCGATGCGTCCCGACGTGATCACCCTGGTCGGCGGTCTCAACGACACCCTGCGTCCCAAGGTCGACATGGGACGGGTCCGCGGGCTCCTGGAGGAGGCCGTGGAGCGTCTCGCCCCCGCCTGCGAGCAGCTCGTCCTGATGCGCAGCCCGGGCCGTAACGGTCCGGTGCTCGAACGGTTCAGGCCGCGCATGGAGGAGCTCTTCGGCGTCGTCGACGACCTCGCGAAGCGGCACGGCGCGCTGGTGGTCGACCTGTACGGGGCACCGTCCCTCTCCGATCCCCGGATGTGGGACGTGGACCGGCTGCACCTGACGCCCGACGGGCACCGCCGGGTCGCGGAGGCCGTGTGGCAGACGCTCGGTCTCCCGCCGGAGGACCCCGACTGGCACGCGCCGGTGCCGCCCACCCCACCGCCGGGCTGGACGGCCCGCCGCACCGCCGACGTCCGCTTCGCCAGGCAGCACCTGCTCCCGTGGATAGGCCGACGGCTCACCGGCCGCTCGTCCGGAGACGGACGCCCGGCCAAACGCCCCGAGCTGCTCCCCTACGAGAGCCCGCGGGGCTAG
- a CDS encoding ABC transporter permease, with protein sequence MLKATLRSFLAHKGRLLLSALAVVLSVAFVAGSLIFSDTVTRTFDRLFASTSADVAVSPRNDLDSQIPTGATPTLPASLAGRLAKVEGVAAAHVDAAVENLTIVDRKNESVGPTSGAPTIATNWQPSERSPVKLTSGHAPHGASEALLDADTAERRHVRVGDTLTVQAQPGTFEVRIVGIATFTTTNPGAALLFLDTPTAQTKLLGGTAAATSISLDAAPGVRDAVLKQRVAAELGAKTYDLKTAEEQAKDAAAQLGGFLDVIKYVMLGFAGIAVLVGVFLIVNTFSMLIAQRTRELGLLRALGADRRQVRRSVLTEALLLGLVGSTLGLAAGIGLALGLIQLMTAFGMNLKSTEMVIGWGTPVASYVVGVGVTFVAAYLPARRAAGVSPMAALADAEVAGLGRPLRVRGVAGAVVGLAGAAALGGCVAATKTSTAGSLLGLGVVLTLVATVIAGPLLVRPVIRVLGGAFPALFGSVGRMSQRNALRNPRRTGATASALMVGLALVGGMSVASASMSKSFDEQIDKTLGADFVIQNSNFVPFSGEVTDKVRGTDGVALVVRQRFTPVAVRLPDGRRIKTTATGYDPRLDDVAHLTYAQGDTAAALGAGHLAMDAEFAREHDVRLGSTVPVEFPAGRHGELTVAALTDQESAEGFGMQGGLFLGFGTIEKYVPGGQDSSLYVNAAPGTGADELRLRLEKTLDPYPQVQVRDQADYKKLVHDQIAVLLYLVYALLGLAIVIAVLGVVNTLALSVVERTREIGLLRAIGLGRRQLRRMIRLESVVIAVFGAILGLVLGLVWGVCVQQVLALQGLTGFAVPWATIVAVVVGSAVVGIVAALLPALRASRMNVLAAIAHE encoded by the coding sequence GTGCTCAAGGCGACCCTGCGCAGCTTCCTCGCCCACAAGGGACGGCTGCTCCTCTCCGCACTGGCCGTCGTGCTGTCCGTGGCGTTCGTCGCGGGCAGCCTGATCTTCTCGGACACGGTCACCCGTACCTTCGACCGGCTCTTCGCCTCCACCTCGGCGGACGTGGCCGTGTCGCCGAGGAACGACCTCGACTCGCAGATCCCGACCGGCGCCACCCCGACCCTGCCCGCCTCGCTCGCGGGCCGGCTGGCGAAGGTCGAGGGCGTCGCGGCCGCCCATGTCGACGCGGCGGTCGAGAACCTCACCATCGTCGACCGGAAGAACGAGTCGGTCGGGCCGACCTCGGGCGCGCCGACCATCGCCACCAACTGGCAGCCCAGCGAACGCAGTCCGGTCAAGCTGACTTCCGGTCACGCTCCGCACGGCGCCTCCGAGGCGCTGCTCGACGCGGACACCGCCGAGCGCCGGCACGTCCGCGTCGGTGACACCCTGACGGTGCAGGCGCAGCCCGGCACCTTCGAGGTGCGGATCGTCGGCATCGCCACCTTCACCACCACCAACCCCGGTGCCGCGCTGCTGTTCCTCGACACCCCGACCGCGCAGACGAAGCTGCTGGGCGGCACCGCCGCCGCCACGAGCATCTCGCTGGACGCGGCACCCGGGGTCCGGGACGCCGTGCTCAAGCAGCGGGTCGCGGCCGAACTGGGCGCGAAGACGTACGACTTGAAGACGGCCGAGGAGCAGGCCAAGGACGCCGCCGCACAGCTCGGCGGCTTCCTGGACGTCATCAAGTACGTGATGCTCGGCTTCGCCGGGATCGCCGTGCTCGTCGGTGTCTTCCTCATCGTCAACACCTTCTCGATGCTCATCGCCCAACGCACTCGTGAACTGGGCCTGTTGCGGGCGCTGGGCGCCGACCGGCGGCAGGTACGGCGGTCGGTGCTGACCGAGGCGCTGCTGCTCGGCCTGGTCGGCTCGACGCTGGGGCTGGCCGCGGGGATCGGCCTCGCCCTCGGACTGATCCAGCTGATGACCGCGTTCGGGATGAATCTGAAGTCGACCGAGATGGTGATCGGCTGGGGAACTCCCGTCGCGTCGTACGTCGTCGGGGTCGGCGTCACCTTCGTGGCGGCGTACCTCCCCGCCCGGCGTGCGGCCGGGGTCTCCCCGATGGCGGCTCTCGCGGACGCCGAAGTCGCGGGCCTGGGGCGGCCGTTGCGGGTGAGGGGCGTCGCGGGCGCGGTCGTGGGACTGGCGGGTGCCGCCGCACTCGGCGGCTGCGTCGCGGCGACGAAGACCTCGACGGCCGGTTCGCTGCTGGGCCTCGGGGTCGTCCTGACCCTCGTGGCGACGGTGATCGCGGGCCCGCTCCTGGTCCGGCCGGTGATCAGGGTCCTGGGCGGGGCCTTCCCGGCCCTGTTCGGGTCGGTCGGCCGGATGAGCCAGCGCAACGCGCTGCGCAATCCCCGGCGCACCGGCGCCACCGCCTCCGCCCTGATGGTGGGCCTGGCCCTGGTCGGCGGGATGTCCGTGGCGAGCGCCTCCATGAGCAAATCCTTCGACGAGCAGATCGACAAGACGCTGGGCGCCGACTTCGTCATCCAGAACAGCAACTTCGTGCCGTTCTCCGGCGAGGTCACCGACAAGGTGCGGGGCACGGACGGGGTCGCTCTCGTCGTCCGCCAGCGGTTCACCCCGGTCGCGGTGCGGCTGCCGGACGGCAGGCGGATCAAGACGACCGCGACGGGCTACGACCCGCGGCTCGACGACGTCGCCCACCTCACGTACGCCCAGGGGGACACCGCGGCGGCGCTGGGCGCGGGGCATCTCGCCATGGACGCGGAGTTCGCCCGCGAGCACGACGTACGGCTGGGCAGCACGGTTCCCGTCGAGTTCCCCGCCGGGCGGCACGGCGAACTGACGGTGGCCGCGCTCACCGACCAGGAGTCCGCCGAGGGCTTCGGCATGCAGGGCGGCCTGTTCCTCGGATTCGGCACGATCGAGAAGTACGTGCCCGGCGGGCAGGACTCCTCGCTGTACGTGAACGCCGCCCCGGGCACCGGCGCGGACGAGCTGCGCCTGCGGCTGGAGAAGACGCTCGACCCCTATCCGCAGGTGCAGGTGCGTGACCAGGCCGACTACAAGAAGCTGGTCCACGACCAGATCGCGGTGCTGCTCTACCTCGTGTACGCCCTGCTCGGACTCGCGATCGTCATCGCGGTGCTCGGTGTGGTCAACACCCTCGCCCTGTCGGTCGTCGAGCGCACCCGGGAGATCGGACTGCTGCGCGCCATCGGTCTCGGCCGCCGCCAGCTGCGCCGGATGATCCGGCTGGAGTCGGTGGTGATCGCGGTGTTCGGCGCGATCCTCGGTCTCGTGCTGGGGCTGGTCTGGGGCGTCTGTGTGCAGCAGGTGCTCGCGCTCCAGGGGCTGACGGGGTTCGCCGTCCCCTGGGCCACCATCGTCGCGGTGGTGGTGGGGTCGGCGGTGGTGGGCATCGTCGCGGCACTGCTGCCGGCCCTGCGGGCGTCGCGCATGAACGTACTGGCGGCGATCGCGCACGAGTGA
- the purB gene encoding adenylosuccinate lyase has translation MTAAPAKPRIPNVLAGRYASAELATLWSPEHKVRLERQLWLAVLRAQKDLGIEVPDAALADYERVLDQVDLASIAEREKVTRHDVKARIEEFNDLAGHEHVHKGMTSRDLTENVEQLQIRLSLELMRDRTVAVLARLGRLAGEYAELVMAGRSHNVAAQATTLGKRFATAADELLVAYGRVEELLGRYPLRGVKGPVGTAQDMLDLLGGDAAKLAELEQRIAGHLGFSQAFTSVGQVYPRSLDYEVVTALVQLAAAPSSTAKTIRLMAGHELVTEGFKPGQVGSSAMPHKMNTRSCERVNGLMVILRGYASMTGELAGDQWNEGDVSCSVVRRVALPDAFFALDGLLETFLTVLDEFGAFPAVVARELDRYLPFLATTKVLMGAVRAGVGREVAHEAIKENAVASALAMREQGTERNELLDKLAADERIPLDRAQLDALMADKLSFTGAAADQVAVVVARVEEIVKQHPRAAGYTPGAIL, from the coding sequence GTGACTGCCGCGCCCGCAAAGCCCCGTATCCCCAACGTCCTCGCCGGACGCTACGCCTCCGCCGAGCTCGCCACGCTCTGGTCCCCCGAGCACAAGGTGAGGCTGGAGCGTCAGCTCTGGCTCGCCGTGCTGCGGGCGCAGAAGGACCTCGGGATCGAGGTGCCGGACGCCGCCCTCGCCGACTACGAGCGCGTGCTCGACCAGGTGGACCTGGCCTCGATCGCCGAGCGCGAGAAGGTCACCCGACACGACGTGAAGGCGCGGATCGAGGAGTTCAACGACCTCGCCGGGCACGAGCACGTGCACAAGGGCATGACCTCCCGGGACCTCACCGAGAACGTCGAGCAGCTGCAGATCAGGCTCTCGCTGGAGCTGATGCGCGACCGCACGGTGGCCGTCCTCGCCCGGCTCGGCAGGCTCGCGGGCGAGTACGCGGAGCTGGTCATGGCGGGCCGCTCGCACAACGTCGCGGCGCAGGCGACCACCCTCGGCAAGCGTTTCGCGACCGCCGCCGACGAACTGCTCGTCGCGTACGGGCGGGTCGAGGAGCTGCTCGGCCGCTACCCGCTGCGGGGCGTCAAGGGTCCCGTCGGCACGGCGCAGGACATGCTGGACCTGCTCGGCGGCGACGCGGCCAAGCTCGCCGAGCTGGAGCAGCGGATCGCCGGGCACCTCGGCTTCTCGCAGGCCTTCACCTCGGTCGGTCAGGTCTACCCGCGCTCGCTGGACTACGAGGTCGTGACCGCGCTGGTGCAGCTGGCCGCCGCGCCGTCCTCGACCGCCAAGACGATCCGGCTGATGGCCGGGCACGAGCTGGTCACGGAGGGCTTCAAGCCCGGCCAGGTCGGCTCGTCCGCCATGCCCCACAAGATGAACACCCGCTCCTGCGAGCGCGTCAACGGTCTGATGGTCATCCTGCGCGGCTACGCCTCGATGACCGGCGAGCTGGCCGGCGACCAGTGGAACGAGGGCGACGTCTCCTGCTCGGTGGTGCGCCGGGTCGCGCTGCCCGACGCGTTCTTCGCGCTCGACGGTCTGCTGGAGACCTTCCTCACCGTGCTGGACGAGTTCGGCGCGTTCCCGGCCGTGGTCGCCCGCGAGCTCGACCGCTACCTGCCGTTCCTCGCCACCACCAAGGTCCTGATGGGCGCGGTGCGGGCCGGGGTCGGCCGCGAGGTCGCCCACGAGGCGATCAAGGAGAACGCGGTCGCCTCCGCCCTCGCGATGCGCGAGCAGGGCACCGAGCGCAACGAGCTGCTGGACAAGCTGGCCGCGGACGAGCGCATCCCGCTCGACCGCGCGCAGCTCGACGCGCTGATGGCCGACAAGCTGTCCTTCACGGGCGCCGCCGCCGATCAGGTCGCCGTCGTCGTCGCCCGCGTCGAGGAGATCGTGAAGCAGCACCCGCGGGC
- a CDS encoding fic family toxin-antitoxin system, toxin component: MSSLRVDLAWLLMIAEQKTPGDPQVTDWGALVAAVSRHEAEIFGIPVYDSPHARAAALLQLLLHVPALERSNAMFASAVAYAYLVASGLKVVTSPEQVRELARLVKGGEATVHDIARELRQWCL, encoded by the coding sequence TTGAGCAGTCTCAGAGTCGACCTTGCCTGGCTCCTCATGATCGCCGAACAGAAGACGCCCGGAGACCCCCAGGTCACCGACTGGGGAGCCCTCGTCGCCGCCGTCAGCCGGCACGAGGCGGAGATATTCGGCATTCCCGTCTACGACAGCCCGCACGCCCGCGCCGCCGCACTGCTCCAGCTGCTGCTGCACGTCCCGGCGCTCGAACGCTCCAACGCGATGTTCGCCTCCGCCGTCGCGTACGCCTACCTGGTGGCCAGCGGCCTCAAGGTCGTCACCTCGCCCGAGCAGGTGCGCGAACTCGCCCGCCTGGTGAAGGGCGGCGAGGCGACCGTGCACGACATCGCGCGGGAACTGCGCCAGTGGTGCCTGTGA
- a CDS encoding hemolysin family protein: protein MTAVQLLIGLATLVVNAFFVGAEFALISVRRSQIEPHAERGDRRARGVLWGLEHVSVLLAAAQLGITLCTLVLGIVAEPAIAHLLEPVFHAVGVSQGVGHAVSFVIALTLATYLHMLFGEMVPKNIALAEPVRTALLLGPPLVGLSRALRPVIFSVNAFANGLLKLLRVETKDEVTAAFSDDELARLVKDSGAAGLIDGRAQERLHDVLELGRRPVRDVVLPLEGVVYASVGVTPEGLERLSAESGFSRFPVVDEGRRIVGYLHVKDALDAVPRDVPFRVQDMRPIARVRESTPLDDVLTAMRRSRTHLAGVMGGDGRLAGLVTMEDVLRELFGQVV from the coding sequence ATGACCGCCGTACAACTGCTGATCGGCCTGGCCACGCTGGTCGTGAACGCCTTCTTCGTGGGCGCCGAGTTCGCGCTGATCTCGGTGCGCCGCAGCCAGATCGAGCCGCACGCCGAGCGGGGTGACCGCAGGGCTCGCGGCGTCCTGTGGGGGCTGGAGCACGTCTCCGTGCTGCTGGCGGCCGCGCAGCTGGGCATCACCCTGTGCACGCTGGTCCTCGGCATCGTGGCCGAGCCCGCGATCGCACACCTGCTGGAGCCGGTCTTCCACGCCGTGGGGGTGTCGCAGGGCGTGGGGCACGCGGTCTCGTTCGTCATCGCGCTCACCCTGGCCACGTACCTGCACATGCTGTTCGGCGAGATGGTCCCGAAGAACATCGCGCTCGCGGAGCCGGTGCGCACCGCACTGCTGCTCGGTCCGCCGCTGGTCGGGCTCTCCCGTGCGCTGCGCCCGGTGATCTTCAGCGTCAACGCCTTCGCCAACGGCCTGCTGAAGTTGCTGCGGGTCGAGACGAAGGACGAGGTCACCGCGGCTTTCTCCGACGACGAACTGGCCCGTCTGGTCAAGGACTCGGGGGCGGCCGGGCTGATCGACGGCCGCGCCCAGGAGCGGTTGCACGACGTCCTGGAGCTCGGACGCCGGCCCGTCCGCGATGTCGTCCTCCCGCTGGAGGGGGTGGTGTACGCGAGCGTGGGCGTCACCCCCGAGGGGCTGGAGCGGCTGTCGGCGGAATCCGGGTTCTCGCGCTTCCCGGTGGTGGACGAGGGGCGCCGCATCGTCGGCTATCTCCACGTCAAGGACGCGCTGGACGCGGTGCCGCGCGACGTGCCGTTCCGGGTGCAGGACATGCGGCCCATCGCGCGGGTCCGGGAGAGCACCCCGCTGGACGACGTGCTCACCGCGATGCGGCGCAGCCGGACGCATCTCGCGGGGGTCATGGGCGGCGACGGACGTCTCGCCGGGCTGGTGACGATGGAGGACGTGCTGCGGGAGCTGTTCGGCCAGGTGGTGTGA
- the bioD gene encoding dethiobiotin synthase — MTVLVITGTGTEVGKTVTTAAVAAAAVAAGQSVAVLKPAQTGVGPREHGDADEAARLAGAVTTLELGRYPAPLAPATAARRAGLAPVRPGAVAEAAGKLAVEHDLVLVEGAGGLLVRLDDEGGTLADVATLLDAPVLLVVAAGLGTLNTTELTARELRRRGLDLTGLVIGSWPGSADLASRCNLADLPVVAGAPLLGALPAGAGARPPALFRSEAPGWLAPELGGTWDADAFALSWPESGASA; from the coding sequence ATGACGGTCCTGGTGATCACCGGAACGGGTACCGAGGTGGGGAAGACGGTCACGACGGCCGCCGTCGCCGCCGCGGCCGTCGCCGCCGGACAGTCCGTGGCCGTCCTCAAGCCCGCGCAGACAGGCGTGGGCCCACGGGAACACGGTGACGCGGACGAGGCGGCCCGGCTCGCGGGAGCCGTGACCACGCTCGAACTCGGGCGCTACCCCGCGCCGTTGGCGCCCGCGACGGCCGCGCGGCGGGCCGGTCTGGCTCCGGTGCGGCCCGGTGCGGTGGCGGAGGCGGCGGGCAAGCTGGCCGTCGAGCACGATCTCGTACTGGTCGAGGGGGCGGGCGGTCTGCTCGTCCGTCTCGACGACGAGGGCGGGACGCTGGCGGACGTGGCGACGCTGCTGGACGCGCCGGTGCTGCTCGTCGTGGCGGCGGGACTCGGCACGCTCAACACGACCGAGCTGACCGCGCGCGAGCTGCGGCGCCGGGGCCTGGACCTGACCGGGCTCGTCATCGGCAGCTGGCCCGGCTCCGCCGACCTCGCGTCCCGCTGCAACCTCGCGGACCTGCCGGTGGTGGCCGGGGCCCCGCTGCTGGGCGCGCTGCCCGCGGGGGCGGGTGCCCGTCCGCCCGCCCTGTTCCGCTCCGAAGCGCCCGGGTGGCTGGCACCGGAACTGGGCGGCACCTGGGACGCGGACGCTTTCGCCCTGTCCTGGCCGGAGTCCGGCGCGTCCGCGTGA
- a CDS encoding toxin-antitoxin system HicB family antitoxin produces MAKTQLNVRVDEGTARAARERALARGMSVNRYIEELVRQDTGEMGHTFVDAASDFMKQYESVFAEEFGADREGTRRSSREGRR; encoded by the coding sequence ATGGCGAAGACGCAACTGAACGTGCGGGTGGACGAGGGCACCGCCCGGGCCGCCCGCGAGCGGGCCCTGGCGCGGGGCATGAGCGTGAACCGCTACATCGAGGAATTGGTCAGACAGGACACCGGCGAGATGGGCCACACGTTCGTCGACGCGGCCTCCGACTTCATGAAGCAGTACGAGTCCGTCTTCGCCGAGGAATTCGGCGCGGACCGCGAAGGCACCCGCCGAAGCTCCCGCGAAGGTCGTCGTTGA
- a CDS encoding hemolysin family protein encodes MTEVLLLLVAVLLSLACGAFVAAEFSLTTVERSELERAVERGERGASGALKAVRNLTFQLSGAQLGITVTNLVVGMLSESSIAKLLAGPLKSAGVSASASMSVALVIGTALSTLFLMVVGELVPKNWAISAPLAMAKRVATPQRWFSAAFRPFITHLNNTANRVVRRFGLEPAEELASARGPQELVALARHSAEQGALEADTAELFVRTLNLADLSAENVMTPRVQVIALDIQATCADVANATRATGLSRFPVHRGSLDAVVGVAHIKDVLALPAESRAHTPVSQIMREPLFVPESLTVDRLLDRLSGKRTMAVVIDEYGGTAGVATLEDIVEEVVGEVRDEHDPHETPDLAPADADSEGRSLYSADGAARTDQLARLGLRVPDGPYETLAGYLATELGRIPAVGDSVDVAGWQLQVVDASGRRAARVLLHAPLDEHGEGTR; translated from the coding sequence ATGACCGAAGTGCTCCTCCTCCTGGTGGCGGTCCTGCTCTCGCTGGCCTGCGGTGCCTTCGTCGCCGCGGAGTTCTCGCTGACCACGGTCGAGCGCAGCGAGCTGGAGCGCGCCGTCGAACGCGGCGAGCGCGGCGCCTCCGGTGCGCTCAAGGCCGTACGCAACCTCACCTTCCAGCTCTCCGGCGCCCAGCTCGGCATCACCGTCACCAATCTGGTCGTCGGCATGCTCTCCGAGTCGTCGATCGCCAAGCTCCTCGCCGGCCCCTTGAAGTCCGCCGGGGTCTCCGCCTCCGCGTCGATGTCGGTGGCCCTGGTGATCGGCACGGCCCTGTCCACCCTCTTCCTGATGGTCGTCGGCGAGCTGGTGCCCAAGAACTGGGCGATCTCCGCGCCGCTCGCCATGGCGAAACGGGTGGCGACACCACAGCGCTGGTTCAGTGCCGCGTTCCGCCCGTTCATCACCCATCTCAACAACACCGCGAACCGGGTCGTGCGCCGTTTCGGTCTCGAACCCGCCGAGGAACTGGCCTCCGCGCGCGGACCCCAGGAGCTGGTGGCGCTCGCCCGGCACTCCGCCGAACAGGGCGCGCTGGAGGCGGACACCGCGGAGCTGTTCGTCCGCACGCTGAACCTCGCCGACCTGTCCGCGGAGAACGTGATGACCCCGCGGGTCCAGGTCATCGCGCTCGACATCCAGGCGACCTGCGCGGACGTGGCGAACGCGACGCGGGCGACCGGCCTGTCCCGCTTCCCGGTCCACCGCGGCAGTCTCGACGCCGTCGTCGGCGTCGCGCACATCAAGGACGTCCTGGCGCTGCCCGCCGAGAGCCGGGCCCACACCCCCGTCTCCCAGATCATGCGCGAGCCCCTGTTCGTACCGGAGTCGCTGACCGTGGACCGGCTGCTCGACCGGCTCTCCGGCAAGCGCACCATGGCCGTGGTCATCGACGAGTACGGCGGCACGGCCGGGGTCGCCACCCTGGAGGACATCGTCGAGGAGGTCGTCGGCGAGGTCCGCGACGAGCACGACCCGCACGAGACCCCCGATCTGGCCCCGGCCGACGCCGACAGCGAGGGGCGCAGCCTCTACTCGGCCGACGGCGCGGCCCGCACGGACCAGCTGGCCCGCCTCGGGCTGCGGGTCCCGGACGGACCGTACGAGACGCTGGCCGGCTACCTCGCCACCGAACTCGGCCGCATTCCGGCCGTCGGGGACAGCGTCGACGTGGCGGGCTGGCAGCTGCAGGTGGTCGACGCCTCGGGGCGGCGGGCCGCACGGGTCCTGCTGCACGCACCGCTGGACGAGCACGGGGAAGGGACGCGATGA
- a CDS encoding ABC transporter ATP-binding protein: MPTPAAEHVVGHGGADGIAARARGLTKAYGSGETAVLALDSVDVAIARGRFTAVMGPSGSGKSTLMHCLAGLDTVSAGQVWLGDTEITGLKDRELTRLRRDRIGFMFQSFNLIPTLTAAENITLPMDIAGQRPDREWLDQVIDTLGLRGRLKHRPAQLSGGQQQRVACARALASRPELIFADEPTGNLDSRAGLEVLGFLREAVDELGQTVVMVTHDPGAAAHSDLVLFLGDGRIVDEMERPTAEAVLERMKRFDTVRASAEGPSSREEASRPPRADTGAEALPPRGEKAAVSPGGDTPAVPPQATAGHDVPAATDPGGVSADGDAGRVPLDEDRG, translated from the coding sequence TTGCCCACACCAGCTGCGGAGCACGTCGTCGGCCACGGGGGCGCGGACGGGATCGCGGCCCGCGCCCGCGGGCTGACGAAGGCGTACGGCTCGGGCGAGACCGCCGTCCTCGCCCTCGACTCCGTCGACGTGGCCATCGCGCGCGGCCGCTTCACGGCGGTCATGGGGCCCTCCGGCTCCGGGAAGTCGACGCTGATGCACTGCCTGGCGGGACTGGACACCGTCTCCGCCGGACAGGTGTGGCTCGGCGACACCGAGATCACGGGACTCAAGGACCGCGAACTGACCCGGTTGCGCCGGGACCGGATCGGGTTCATGTTCCAGTCGTTCAACCTGATCCCGACGCTCACCGCGGCCGAGAACATCACGCTGCCGATGGACATCGCGGGTCAGCGGCCCGACCGGGAGTGGCTGGACCAGGTGATCGACACCCTGGGTCTGCGCGGGCGGCTCAAGCACCGTCCGGCCCAGCTCTCCGGTGGCCAGCAGCAGCGGGTCGCCTGTGCGCGGGCGCTCGCCTCCCGACCCGAACTGATCTTCGCCGACGAGCCGACCGGCAACCTCGACTCCCGCGCGGGCCTGGAGGTCCTCGGCTTCCTGCGGGAGGCGGTCGACGAGCTCGGCCAGACCGTCGTCATGGTCACGCACGACCCCGGCGCGGCCGCCCACTCCGACCTGGTGCTCTTCCTCGGGGACGGGCGGATCGTGGACGAGATGGAGCGGCCGACGGCGGAGGCGGTGCTGGAACGGATGAAACGCTTCGACACCGTCCGGGCGAGCGCCGAGGGCCCCTCCTCCCGCGAGGAGGCCTCCCGCCCGCCGCGGGCGGACACCGGTGCGGAGGCCCTACCGCCACGGGGCGAAAAAGCCGCCGTGTCTCCCGGCGGAGACACCCCCGCGGTACCTCCGCAGGCGACCGCCGGCCACGACGTGCCCGCCGCGACGGACCCCGGCGGCGTGAGCGCCGACGGCGACGCCGGCCGCGTGCCTCTCGACGAGGACAGGGGCTGA
- a CDS encoding GNAT family N-acetyltransferase has product MTDLLIRAATPEDLDTVLAFWKTAAEGTSISDDRDGVDRLVARDPEALILAEREGELVGTVIAGFDGWRCHLYRLAVHPGRRRLGVGSALLAAAEERFVRLGGRRGDAMVLRRNETAQHAWRAAGYEPEETWRRWVKPLTG; this is encoded by the coding sequence ATGACCGACCTGCTGATCCGGGCCGCGACGCCCGAGGACCTCGACACCGTGCTGGCGTTCTGGAAGACCGCCGCCGAGGGCACGAGCATCAGTGACGACCGGGACGGCGTGGACCGGCTCGTGGCCCGCGACCCCGAGGCGCTGATCCTGGCCGAGCGGGAGGGCGAGCTGGTGGGGACGGTGATCGCGGGTTTCGACGGCTGGCGCTGCCACCTCTACCGGCTGGCGGTCCATCCCGGACGGCGCCGTCTCGGCGTCGGCTCGGCCCTGCTCGCCGCCGCGGAGGAGCGCTTCGTGCGGCTCGGGGGCCGGCGCGGGGACGCGATGGTGCTGCGGCGCAACGAGACCGCCCAGCATGCCTGGCGGGCGGCCGGGTACGAGCCCGAGGAGACATGGCGCCGCTGGGTGAAGCCGCTCACCGGCTGA